A genomic region of Dictyoglomus sp. NZ13-RE01 contains the following coding sequences:
- the aroQ gene encoding type II 3-dehydroquinate dehydratase: protein MIKVLILHGPNLNLLGIREPNIYGNVSFQKLNELITEKAKEKNIEVRILQSNWEGQLIDWIQEYREWADAIVINPGALTHYSYSLRDALASFEKPVIEVHLSNIYKREEFRHHSVIAPIALGQISGFGINSYLLALEAIHLYFSSLKS from the coding sequence ATGATTAAGGTGCTCATATTACATGGACCTAACCTAAACTTGTTGGGAATTAGAGAACCTAATATATATGGAAATGTGAGTTTTCAAAAACTAAACGAATTAATTACAGAAAAAGCTAAGGAAAAAAATATAGAAGTAAGAATACTACAGTCAAACTGGGAAGGTCAACTTATAGATTGGATACAAGAATATAGAGAATGGGCGGATGCTATAGTAATTAATCCAGGTGCATTAACCCACTATAGTTACTCTCTGAGAGATGCTTTGGCTTCCTTTGAAAAACCTGTAATAGAGGTTCATTTAAGTAATATATATAAGAGGGAAGAATTTAGACATCATTCAGTTATTGCTCCTATAGCTTTAGGACAGATATCAGGCTTTGGAATAAACAGTTATCTACTCGCCTTAGAGGCTATTCACCTTTACTTTTCTTCTTTAAAATCTTAA
- the aroE gene encoding shikimate dehydrogenase, with translation MKFHIKILGLIGYPLEHSISYILHNFAFKELNIPAVYVNFPIPMEKFQKAVEGLKVLPIYGLNVTIPYKESIILYLDEISLLAKKVKAVNTIKVKEDKWYGDNTDIPGFIKTLEEIKLPKDIPYLILGAGGAGRAIGFSLCEYQVKKIYITNRTEERAINLIKDLSFNYPNINIQFIPWDKIEYINDYPLVIINTTSIGLDGKSLPVNDNFINPDKVYFVYDIIYNPYKTPLILEAEKKKIPYKNGLDMLIYQGIYAWEIWFNMSPPFELLKKVGEEYLCDS, from the coding sequence ATGAAATTTCACATAAAAATTTTAGGTTTAATAGGATATCCTTTAGAACATTCAATTTCCTATATACTCCATAATTTTGCCTTTAAAGAATTAAATATTCCTGCAGTCTATGTTAATTTTCCCATTCCAATGGAAAAATTTCAAAAAGCAGTAGAAGGCTTAAAAGTCCTTCCCATCTATGGATTGAATGTAACAATTCCATATAAAGAATCAATAATACTCTATTTAGATGAAATATCTCTATTGGCGAAAAAGGTTAAAGCGGTAAATACAATAAAAGTAAAAGAAGATAAGTGGTATGGAGACAACACTGATATTCCTGGCTTTATTAAAACGTTAGAAGAAATTAAACTTCCAAAAGACATTCCATATTTAATATTGGGAGCTGGTGGGGCTGGAAGAGCAATTGGTTTTTCTTTGTGTGAATACCAAGTTAAAAAAATTTATATTACAAATAGAACAGAAGAGAGGGCTATAAATTTGATTAAAGATTTAAGTTTTAATTATCCTAATATAAATATTCAGTTTATACCATGGGATAAAATTGAGTATATAAATGATTATCCATTAGTTATTATTAATACAACATCTATAGGACTTGATGGTAAAAGCTTACCTGTAAATGATAATTTTATAAATCCAGATAAAGTTTATTTTGTCTATGATATTATTTACAACCCTTATAAAACTCCTTTAATCTTGGAGGCGGAAAAAAAGAAAATACCATATAAAAACGGATTAGATATGTTAATATATCAGGGAATATATGCATGGGAGATTTGGTTTAATATGAGTCCCCCTTTTGAACTACTCAAAAAGGTAGGAGAGGAGTACTTATGCGATTCTTAA
- a CDS encoding chorismate synthase, whose product MRFLTAGESHGPCLIAIIEGYPAGVKIDINFINKELEKRQKVYGRGGRMKIEKDEVEILSGVRGSYSLGSPIAIKIRNKDWENWKNKMDALNRKTENPITIPRPGHADFAGSIKYNHEDIRNVLERASARETAIRTAVGAFAKLLLKEFDIDTISYTESIGNIKDDFKDISWEKIKERADLSDLRWINKETEDDVKNLIDKIRDEGDTLGGTFIVMIRNVPIGLGSYTHWDRRLDALLASAIISIPSVKGVEIGEAFYSAKHKGSEVLDAFEDKDGIIKRKSNFAGGIEGGISNGEIIFIRGAVKPVPTLRRPLKSFDFKEKNIKESFYERSDVCVVPAVGIIAEAMASWVIADEFLKKFSGDHINEIKKNFFQYKEYVEERLWKKLE is encoded by the coding sequence ATGCGATTCTTAACGGCGGGAGAATCCCATGGACCTTGTCTTATTGCAATTATAGAGGGTTATCCTGCAGGAGTAAAAATAGATATTAATTTTATAAATAAAGAATTAGAGAAAAGACAGAAGGTTTATGGAAGAGGCGGTAGAATGAAAATAGAAAAGGATGAGGTTGAGATACTTTCTGGAGTTAGGGGGTCCTATTCTTTAGGTTCTCCTATAGCCATTAAAATAAGAAATAAAGATTGGGAGAACTGGAAAAATAAGATGGATGCATTAAATAGAAAAACAGAAAATCCCATTACAATACCAAGACCTGGTCATGCAGATTTTGCAGGAAGCATTAAATATAATCATGAAGATATTAGAAATGTGTTAGAAAGGGCAAGTGCAAGAGAAACTGCAATAAGAACTGCTGTGGGAGCTTTTGCTAAATTATTATTAAAGGAATTTGATATTGATACCATAAGTTATACAGAATCTATAGGAAATATTAAAGATGATTTTAAAGATATTTCCTGGGAAAAAATAAAGGAGAGAGCGGACCTTTCTGATTTAAGATGGATAAATAAAGAAACAGAGGATGATGTAAAAAATCTTATAGACAAGATTAGAGATGAAGGAGATACTTTAGGGGGTACTTTTATAGTTATGATAAGAAATGTTCCTATAGGACTTGGAAGTTATACTCATTGGGATAGAAGGCTGGATGCTCTTTTAGCTTCTGCAATTATAAGCATTCCATCAGTCAAGGGAGTTGAAATAGGTGAGGCATTCTATAGTGCAAAACATAAAGGATCTGAAGTATTAGATGCTTTTGAAGATAAGGATGGAATAATTAAGAGAAAAAGCAATTTTGCAGGTGGCATTGAGGGTGGAATTTCAAATGGTGAAATTATATTTATAAGAGGGGCTGTTAAGCCAGTTCCTACTTTAAGAAGACCTTTAAAATCCTTTGATTTTAAAGAAAAAAATATAAAAGAAAGTTTTTACGAAAGAAGTGACGTATGTGTAGTTCCAGCAGTTGGAATAATTGCTGAAGCAATGGCCTCATGGGTAATTGCGGATGAATTTCTCAAAAAATTTTCGGGAGATCATATAAATGAGATTAAGAAAAATTTCTTCCAATATAAAGAATATGTGGAAGAGCGATTATGGAAGAAATTAGAATAA
- a CDS encoding shikimate kinase — MKSSLSLIGFMGSGKTVIGKKLSIYLNGFYFMDLDNYIEEKYKMSINDIFKEKGEEYFREIESLCLKEVFSLEKKIILSTGGGVILKEENRKILKENSTVIYLKGSFETLLEHLKDIKEINKRPLLKKRWNELYNIWKMRLPLYEETCDITIDIDNKSVDTIVKEVLTKVNYD, encoded by the coding sequence ATGAAGTCTTCCCTATCGTTAATTGGATTCATGGGAAGTGGTAAAACTGTAATAGGGAAGAAGTTATCTATTTATTTAAATGGTTTTTATTTTATGGATTTAGATAATTATATTGAAGAAAAGTACAAAATGAGTATTAACGATATTTTCAAGGAAAAGGGAGAAGAGTATTTTAGAGAAATAGAAAGCCTATGTTTAAAAGAAGTTTTTAGCTTGGAAAAGAAGATTATTTTATCAACAGGAGGGGGAGTAATTTTAAAAGAAGAAAATAGAAAGATTCTAAAAGAAAATAGTACTGTTATTTATTTAAAAGGAAGTTTTGAAACCTTATTAGAACATCTAAAAGATATTAAAGAAATAAATAAGAGACCTCTTTTGAAAAAGAGATGGAATGAACTTTACAATATTTGGAAGATGAGACTTCCTCTCTATGAGGAAACCTGTGATATTACTATAGATATTGATAATAAAAGCGTAGATACTATTGTTAAAGAGGTGTTGACAAAGGTAAATTATGATTAA